In bacterium, a single genomic region encodes these proteins:
- a CDS encoding lysyl oxidase family protein produces the protein MNRLRAFIAFIRSAALLALCVSGALLSGRSPVRAADDLLPDIIVRPNDLYNNDVVTNIEPGRTHLRFSTSTANIGRGRLHLIGVLPPLPDGSQLVMQRIFRNDGTYWDDSAGAFVYHPTHSHTHFENWCVYRLRQVLAGDGVGPIVAASGKTSFCVLDLAVHNSSLPNFNPTPYYVNCASGVQGLSVGWLDLYSKSLPGQNIDITDLPDGLYWLEAEVDPDNNILESDNGNNVTRIKVSIGEGSGVPLDAFEPNDSLSHVLSHLEGAPNSPNLGPCGPRRQIANLTIHEAGNNDYFRFYCAGTGAAADTLRIDFVDSQGDLDLKLRDSAGVQLAVSQGTSNTEIILLTGRPPGWYYVHVYGYQGAINPLYTLTINPPADSAPTITVLDPAGGVTKRAHGFENYTTTWDVDDVDGDPTWVTIYLNTAPTFDGNELLLEGSLHTPGVDGYHIVNSAAVPPGVYWVYAQVTDGGSVAGDWSDGQIEFLTSFDSDFDGIFDYADNCIGWPNPSQEAGCLRHGDPEADGVINVFDVVRTVDIAFRGQPSFVDTDCPHSPAGRTDLNCDGSTNVIDVTMLIEAAFRAAVPEFCNPCACQSYPSNCP, from the coding sequence ATCGCGTTCATTCGTTCCGCTGCACTGCTGGCGCTGTGTGTGTCGGGGGCTCTGCTGTCCGGCAGGTCGCCCGTACGCGCCGCCGACGATCTGCTGCCCGACATCATCGTCCGGCCCAACGACCTCTACAACAATGATGTGGTGACCAATATCGAACCGGGGCGTACCCATCTGCGGTTTTCGACCTCGACGGCCAACATCGGTCGCGGGAGGCTGCACCTGATCGGTGTTTTGCCGCCGCTGCCGGATGGGTCACAACTGGTGATGCAACGGATCTTCCGCAATGACGGCACCTACTGGGACGATTCCGCCGGCGCCTTTGTCTATCACCCGACCCACAGCCACACGCACTTTGAGAATTGGTGCGTCTATCGGCTGCGCCAGGTGCTGGCCGGCGACGGGGTTGGGCCGATTGTCGCCGCCAGCGGGAAGACCAGCTTCTGCGTCCTTGATCTGGCGGTGCACAACAGCTCACTGCCCAACTTCAACCCGACGCCCTACTATGTGAACTGCGCTTCCGGGGTGCAGGGGCTCTCGGTGGGCTGGCTGGATTTGTACTCCAAGTCTCTGCCGGGGCAGAACATCGACATCACCGATCTGCCCGACGGACTCTACTGGCTGGAGGCCGAAGTCGACCCCGACAACAACATTCTCGAGTCGGACAATGGCAACAACGTGACCCGGATCAAGGTGAGCATCGGCGAAGGATCGGGCGTTCCACTCGATGCCTTTGAGCCCAATGACTCGCTGTCGCATGTGCTGTCGCATCTGGAAGGCGCGCCCAACAGTCCCAATCTCGGGCCGTGCGGGCCGCGGCGGCAGATCGCCAACCTCACCATCCACGAGGCTGGCAACAACGACTACTTCCGCTTCTACTGCGCCGGCACCGGCGCCGCCGCCGACACCCTCCGGATCGATTTTGTGGATTCACAAGGCGACCTTGATTTGAAACTGCGCGACTCCGCCGGGGTGCAACTGGCGGTTTCCCAGGGAACCAGCAACACCGAGATCATCCTGCTGACCGGACGGCCGCCGGGGTGGTACTACGTCCACGTCTACGGTTATCAGGGCGCGATCAATCCGCTCTACACGCTCACCATCAATCCGCCGGCGGACAGCGCGCCGACCATCACCGTCCTCGATCCGGCGGGCGGCGTTACCAAGCGCGCGCACGGATTCGAGAACTACACCACCACCTGGGATGTCGACGATGTCGACGGCGACCCGACTTGGGTGACGATCTACCTCAATACGGCGCCGACATTCGATGGCAACGAATTGCTGCTGGAAGGATCGCTGCACACGCCGGGAGTGGACGGCTACCACATCGTTAACTCGGCGGCTGTGCCGCCGGGTGTTTACTGGGTGTATGCTCAAGTGACCGACGGCGGCTCCGTGGCCGGCGACTGGTCGGACGGGCAGATCGAATTCCTCACATCCTTCGACAGCGACTTCGACGGGATCTTCGATTACGCCGACAACTGCATTGGCTGGCCCAATCCCTCACAGGAGGCCGGGTGCCTGCGCCACGGCGACCCGGAGGCCGATGGTGTGATCAATGTCTTCGATGTCGTGCGCACGGTCGACATCGCCTTCCGTGGCCAGCCGTCGTTCGTCGATACCGACTGTCCGCACAGCCCCGCCGGACGCACCGATCTGAACTGTGACGGCAGCACGAATGTCATTGATGTGACCATGC